A region of the Phaseolus vulgaris cultivar G19833 chromosome 11, P. vulgaris v2.0, whole genome shotgun sequence genome:
taaaaagatgttttttatgattgattcaaaaagatttatttcttatttttataatcatactaaaatttaaacaataaatttaagtttttaaaaaattaatgtatttttcatttttaaaattctgttataattgtcaaaaatccaacaaatattttttaattaaacactTCATTGATACGTGTATTCGACACGGACACGTCATTTAAGAAAAATGTCTACAACCCACCGTTAGTTCTATGAATCTGTTCATTTCACAGGGGATTCACCTTTTTACCCGTTTCCTTAAAAGCACAACTAAGTAGGACACAAGAAAAGTTGCCTGGTAAAGCATCCCATCATATACAAACAAATCAGAGTGTCAAAAACAGACAACAAATATTAACTTAAAATCCTTACAAGCATACAACACGCGCAGTTATTCATTATCATATGAGCTTTACACAAACCTTGTCCTGATATGTAGAAACCAGAGATTGAACAACTCAAAGCAAACTGTATCTATGGTTCCACAACGATTTTTCCAGTAGCATGGCCATCAATGCTCTTAGCCCAAGCATCTTCAGCTTTGCTCAAAGGAAACTTGGAGTCAATAACAGACTTAAGTTTCCCATCCTTCACTAGTTGGAGTAGATGTTCCAGGCCCTCACGCTGGACAGTTACTACAAATGGCACCAGCCGCTTCTTGGAAAAAGTAACTTTCTTCAGGGCAGCAGTCCACAACGAACTTGCATTAGGTGTTAAATCAACTACAACTGCCTTTTCAGTCAAATTAGGTTCAAAAGTTGACCAAGATATTCCAGTTGTACAGTGTATGACTGCGTCATATTTCCTACCAGATGGACTCTTGAGCGCTGCCCCCTCTGGAGTCCTGTAGTCAAGAACCTCATCGGCACCTAAACCCTTGACAAACTCAATGTTGCGAGCCCCACAAGTGGCTGTGACATGGGTGTTCCCTAGCTTTGCTAGTTGAACAGCATAGTGACCCACACCACCTGAAGCAGCAGTTACTAAAATGTTCCTGGTCTGGCCAGTCCCATCAAGCTTCACTCCTGCAATTTGAGTGAGGGCATCACGAGCTGTGAGTGCAGCTATAGGTAATGCTGCAGCTTCAGCAGCTGAGACTTCAGGTGGTCTGGAAGCTGTTATGCTCTCACTGGCCACAGCAAACTCAGCCAGTCCACCTCCATACTGACATTCAACACATACAACACAAAATGGGTATTAGGCAGTTGCCACCAGCATATGAATTGGAAAATATTCTTTGACTTGGAACAAGTTCAGGTATAACATGCCAATTATTTCACACTAGAATTTATCTGGCAACATCATATATTCTACATTTTACTAGTTTTTTATAGGCACAATACACTTTCATTCAAGGGGCAATAAGTGATTTCTTTtaagcaaaaagaaaaacattgaaGCAGTATTATTATGTGACTAAGAAAGGATGAGCTTTGGCATGATGTAAGATTGCTTTCTAAATATGATTGTATAATAATTAAGAAAGCCTTACTGTTCAAGTGGCAAACATGTTTTGCAACATTCTATAAGGtcctaatttaatttttgtggATTCCACGTATGACATCACTCTTAATACCTTTTTGTAGTTTTTACTCTAATAGAAGAGTCTTATAAGATTCACACTCTCGTTTTTATTTGGTTATTGgtagaaatatatattaaataattttgtattcttATGAAAAAAGAAAACCCTAAGTGTTATGTTTCATACATGTCAGCATACTCGGAAGTTCTTATAAAACTCAAGAAAAATGATACATCATCGATAATTTTGCTCCAGTATACAACTCTCTTTgcctaaaatttcaatttttgtaagaaatgacaaaaatacctTCTTTTATATCATCAATTAGAGGTTGTATAGTGGAGCTCAATATATCATTGCTCTAAAACTCAATACTTAATCTTATGCCCAATGTATAAGACAATGTTTTGGTGGTTGTAGTTTTGACATACAAAAACTATAAGAGCAGTAACAGCGAGTATCTTGTATAACAACGACTATCTATGAAGCTCTACTTCTTTTGCCAACAAAGATGTTCGTGAAACAGCAAATTAAGATGGTGGTGGTTCCAAAAAAATTGATTCAAGTTTCCCTCCTTCTTAAAGCTGTTTAGGGTTGCAATTAGAAGTTAAAAGGagtgaaagaaagagaaaattgaATTACTTGATGAGTGAGTTTAGTAAGGACTTTGTCGCCAACTTTGAAATCTTTGACTTGCGGTCCGATCTCAACGATTTCTCCAGCGACATCGGTGCCTGACAGTGATGGCGATGAAGCAGAAAAAAGAATGGAAATTATTCATGATTATGAATAgcaatgaaaaaaagaaagtgaatgaatgaatgaatggaAGCATACAAGGAATGTGGGGAAAGGATCTGGGCAAAAACAAAGGGCGCAGAAGACCCTTCTGAATCTTCCAATCAATGGGGTTGATGCTGGTTGCTTCCAATTTCAGCAAAACCTCATTTGTCTTGGGAGTGGGAACGCCAACTTGAACGTGCTGATGGTGGAAATGAAGAAATTAGGTTAAATTGAAAGGAAGTGAATTGAATTGAACAGAACAGAAAGAGAGGAAGGTGAAAACCTTGAGGCCGGCGGCGCCGCCGCCGTAAGCGTCGTAGTGAAGCGCGTTCATGAGATCGGGAGTGGTGGTTGCGCTTCTCGTTGTCATCTCTTCTTACTCTCTCGCTCACTCACAGATTACAACTTCAattctttttcttattattgTTCTAATTATCCATTTATAATTACttatttaagtatttttcattttttactcaaaattatattaattttaaaattttaatttctaattagTAAATAAAGAGttaatagatttattttatttaaagttgtaattattaattttagttatttaagAATTGCGCTTTACTATTTAATAGttgataaatattatttattttgctttactaagagtttttttttaaattataaaatttataattaattgaatacatttattgcaattgaaattataaatattaaacaaatgcattgcaatgtaatatttttatcatacaGTGTTATATGGTTTTAAGCATTTGAATGAGATTATGAAAATTCATTTCTAATGTTTGCGTACCAAGCAACATTGTTTTATATTCGTATCtattaattaaatgaattaaaaaatcatattatttattatactaTAAGAATAGAAGTGTTACAAGcagaatataaatattttaatattaaagtaaagagtttataaatagaaaaaaatatttatttaagttttatttttaaaaatcagcatctcttttaaaactttttttctttctctttcttcgaCTCCTTTCTAAAGATCtcaaaaattagtttatgatTTTGAAGATCAAAGTTTGTTATTGAATTCccagtaaaaaataaatcaagtttatataataatttttttttaaagtaaatttcTCTCTACTCCTCTTTTATGAGTCATGAATGAGAAATTATGCATGTGTTTACCATAAAGTATGTTGCATGTAGTGTTTTTAGAGTTAAAATGAGTCTCTATTAGTCTAGGGTCATAAAgatagttaatattatttagtGAGTTTTTTTGTCTGAATTTTTTACCAAACATTCATCATGTATTGAGTTTTGattgagatttgagccccaaattttTCTCACaagatttataataatttttttattcatcattgccaaGACCAAAAGAAATGTCGatttgtgtgtgaaattgtttgatattttttttaagtgaatactcatctgtttaaCCTGGAATTTGTCaggttttgtcccaaattcaatcGATATTATTACATGGAATtccaacaaaaaaattatttcggaataatttttcagaaattttgtgaaaaccaagactatcctctaccaaattgTGTGAAATTTCACCATACTTTCTACAATTTTGTTATGGGTCCATACTATGTTGAAAAATTCCTAtgcaagtactttcatatgttgtttgcatcaAGCTAAGGAGTTACGTCCataaacaaaacacaaaaatgaGATATAGGGTAGAAAAGTCAGGTCGTTTTGTTTttagaaaaccagttttgttcactcttggtgagggacttactgcgccttattccttgggtctttTAGTCTGAAACTTTTACAAGAGATTCGTCATTGTGTATATTGAGATTTGGATGAGATTAAAGCCCCAACTTCtgtgtaataattttttattcatcattgacCGGACTAAAATAAATGTTCTTTAATTCGTTGGACGAACCAAAACACTGAGCAAGTAAGGGTTTTCTAAAgtctaaaaaaacatttttaaatatttctaaaagttaaaaatgtatttatctttatttttttatacttgaAAATGACAAGTATATTGTATTtgaacatttttataatataacgtatgataaatttttaatttattcatatttGATTTAAGTTGaatttataataactatttcgaaggaaataaatattatattaaaatgtatattatatctattataattaattttttgttttatatttgtatattaaAGAGTATGGTTAAAGAGTATTTCtatgtttatttattaattttatgtgtgcattacatatataaatataagcaCATTAAAAAGTAACATATGAAGCATTAACATATAGTGAATTTATGATGATGAATTCAAATTACTCACTTTTTTTTAGAGAAACAAGAAACACAAGTAAAGTAACAACCTGAATTACAAAAGGAATCAAACTAAAAGTTTGTATATGAATGAGGAAgaaaaaaacttgaaaaataacataaacaACCGAATTACAGTATGATATGCAGGACCAGTTATACCATAGACTCATACCATATTTCCAAGCTTATAAACTACAGTAATAATACCTTTACAATCTACTCATTAGGTATTTTAACATGTAATTTTATAACCATCACATCATTCCCCGTATCTCAATCAATTTTCTTTACACATCCACTcgtaccttaatccaaacagaCTTACtttttcacactttcttctcacaATCTTCCTCTCTCACACCCTTAACAATATGAGAAATGAAGTTGTAGACTCATAGAAGTTTTCAATATATCACTTTTCTATAAACTATGGCTCCACAATAATTTTTCCAGTGGCATGACCATCAAGGCTCTTAGCCCAAGCATCTTGTGCTTTGGTGAGAGGAAACTTGGAGTCAATAAGAGACTTCAGTTTCCCATCCTTCAATAGCTGAACCAGATTCTCC
Encoded here:
- the LOC137832439 gene encoding chloroplast envelope quinone oxidoreductase homolog — protein: MTTRSATTTPDLMNALHYDAYGGGAAGLKHVQVGVPTPKTNEVLLKLEATSINPIDWKIQKGLLRPLFLPRSFPHIPCTDVAGEIVEIGPQVKDFKVGDKVLTKLTHQYGGGLAEFAVASESITASRPPEVSAAEAAALPIAALTARDALTQIAGVKLDGTGQTRNILVTAASGGVGHYAVQLAKLGNTHVTATCGARNIEFVKGLGADEVLDYRTPEGAALKSPSGRKYDAVIHCTTGISWSTFEPNLTEKAVVVDLTPNASSLWTAALKKVTFSKKRLVPFVVTVQREGLEHLLQLVKDGKLKSVIDSKFPLSKAEDAWAKSIDGHATGKIVVEP